The following proteins are encoded in a genomic region of Dehalococcoidia bacterium:
- the cysC gene encoding adenylyl-sulfate kinase → MSERQGYVVWLTGLSGAGKTTIAEALAERLRAVGQRVEVLDGDVVRQHFSKGLGFSREDRLENIRRVAYVAHLLARNGVAVIVALISPYREGREYARSLIGDFLEVYVKCPIEVLVQRDVKGLYAKALRGEVANFTGISDPYEEPLAPDLVLETDRESLEESVARLWSALAQRGYVPDSVPSGDGRR, encoded by the coding sequence ATGAGCGAACGGCAGGGCTATGTGGTCTGGCTCACGGGCCTGTCCGGCGCCGGCAAGACCACCATCGCCGAGGCCCTGGCCGAGCGCCTGCGGGCGGTCGGCCAGCGAGTGGAGGTGCTGGACGGCGACGTGGTCCGCCAGCACTTCAGTAAGGGGCTGGGCTTCAGCCGCGAGGACCGGCTGGAGAACATCCGCCGCGTGGCCTACGTGGCCCACCTGCTGGCCCGTAACGGCGTGGCCGTCATCGTCGCCCTCATCTCCCCCTACCGGGAGGGGCGCGAATACGCCCGCAGCCTCATCGGCGACTTTTTGGAAGTTTATGTCAAGTGCCCCATAGAGGTCCTGGTCCAGCGAGATGTGAAGGGCCTCTACGCCAAGGCCCTGCGGGGCGAGGTGGCCAACTTCACTGGCATCAGCGACCCGTACGAGGAGCCCCTGGCACCCGACCTGGTGCTCGAGACCGACCGCGAGTCCCTGGAGGAGAGCGTGGCCAGGCTTTGGTCGGCCCTGGCCCAGCGCGGCTACGTCCCCGACTCGGTCCCCAGCGGCGACGGCAGGAGGTAG